A single region of the Desulfovibrio sp. genome encodes:
- the pyrE gene encoding orotate phosphoribosyltransferase, with product MLALKRRLARLLVEKSYREGDFVLASGRRSDYYFDCRVTALHAEGSWLIGTLFNHMLREMDIKGVGGMTMGADPLVAATTVISHEQGRPLNGLLVRKEAKGHGTGQFVEGLGNFCAGDRVAMLEDVVTTGGSLLKACDRIADAGLSIVAVCAILDREEGGREKLREAGYDLLALFTRAELVDLAR from the coding sequence CTGCTGGCGCTCAAGCGCCGCCTTGCCCGCCTGCTGGTAGAAAAATCATACCGCGAGGGAGATTTTGTGCTGGCATCAGGCCGCAGAAGCGATTATTATTTTGATTGCCGCGTCACGGCGCTCCACGCCGAAGGTTCGTGGCTTATTGGAACCCTGTTCAACCACATGCTCCGCGAGATGGACATAAAGGGTGTGGGCGGCATGACCATGGGCGCGGACCCGCTGGTTGCAGCCACCACGGTCATCTCTCACGAGCAGGGCAGGCCGTTGAACGGCCTTTTGGTCCGCAAGGAAGCCAAGGGGCACGGCACAGGGCAGTTTGTTGAAGGGCTGGGCAATTTCTGCGCGGGCGACCGCGTGGCCATGCTTGAAGACGTTGTTACCACCGGCGGTTCTCTGCTGAAGGCCTGTGATCGCATTGCAGATGCTGGCCTGTCCATTGTGGCGGTTTGCGCCATTCTGGATCGCGAGGAAGGTGGCCGGGAAAAGCTCCGTGAGGCGGGATATGACCTGCTTGCGCTCTTTACCCGTGCGGAATTGGTGGACCTTGCGCGTTAA